The Mytilus galloprovincialis chromosome 7, xbMytGall1.hap1.1, whole genome shotgun sequence genome has a window encoding:
- the LOC143083103 gene encoding uncharacterized protein LOC143083103 produces MPRAKQPKRRAASVISPSSVTVPDPVVIPEKRKRTQKRSPTVLNITESNISDAGQSSTSPPEKMPTADEIALALLNRMRNEPSSQEPTSQHQPSLAELVNPTAQQTQASTSTMRNPSLVIPPMPCSSSTVMNTVVHPVNTSLLQDNTSMPLPLNYNLDSQREGTTPITFSSVNLIKNSLPLAYHVNEKNRNIIFNNEYVDFAALLPQTQSTEEIHVIATGVKLMTTSNSNPKAISSMHQWNNAFDIFLSIYLTKYPHMMLDLIKYGNNMRKLGYESGIQAVKLYDEEFRKLRVVHRLDWVILHDELYCLATAIKHSGNYQQHSQSTGSKNSRSPFLGKTQQKQGKYPIGFCWRYCDTGMCGSKACKLKHQCVHCGQKHASDICNKRPTGGKPSNSS; encoded by the coding sequence ATGCCTAGAGCAAAACAACCAAAGAGGAGAGCAGCTTCGGTTATATCCCCCAGTTCGGTAACTGTGCCAGATCCAGTAGTCATACCTGAGAAGAGAAAACGGACACaaaaaaggtcaccaacagtatTAAATATCACAGAAAGTAACATTTCCGATGCAGGACAATCTTCCACAAGTCCTCCTGAAAAAATGCCTACGGCAGACGAAATTGCTTTGGCTTTACTTAACCGTATGCGAAATGAACCATCATCTCAAGAACCAACATCTCAACATCAGCCGTCACTAGCTGAGTTAGTTAATCCAACAGCACAGCAAACTCAAGCAAGTACCTCTACAATGAGAAACCCAAGCTTAGTTATTCCACCAATGCCTTGTTCTTCATCAACCGTAATGAACACTGTTGTACATCCAGTTAACACCAGCTTGCTTCAAGACAACACTTCGATGCCTCTACCATTGAACTATAATTTAGACTCACAGAGGGAAGGTACTACTCCTATAACATTTAGCTCTGTAAATTTAATCAAGAACTCATTGCCTTTAGCAtatcatgtaaatgaaaaaaatagaaacattatTTTCAATAATGAATATGTAGATTTTGCTGCCTTACTGCCACAAACTCAATCCACTGAAGAAATTCATGTAATTGCCACTGGTGTCAAACTTATGACAACTTCCAATTCAAACCCAAAAGCAATTTCAAGCATGCACCAGTGGAATAACgcctttgatatatttttatcaatttatcttACTAAGTATCCGCACATGATGTTAGATCTGATAAAATATGGAAATAATATGAGAAAACTTGGTTATGAGAGTGGCATTCAGGCAGTAAAACTTTATGATGAAGAATTTAGAAAGCTGAGAGTAGTTCATAGGTTAGATTGGGTCATTTTGCACGATGAATTATATTGTTTGGCTACGGCTATAAAACATTCAGGCAATTATCAGCAACATTCTCAGTCGACTGGTTCAAAAAACAGCAGGTCGCCCTTTCTCGGTAAAACCCAACAGAAACAAGGTAAATACCCAATCGGTTTCTGTTGGAGATACTGCGACACTGGTATGTGTGGAAGCAAAGCGTGCAAACTCAAACACCAATGTGTTCACTGTGGACAAAAACATGCTTCAGACATCTGTAATAAACGACCAACAGGTGGTAAACCTTCCAACTCCAGTTAA